The sequence AAGCATCGAAATGATAACCAGCGGCTTTAACACCAAAATGAAATTGAACTCCTTGACGTTGTGCGGCTTCTACCAAAGCTAGAGTAAGAGATATAGGATCAACTTGGCGATCTTGTGGTGAATAAATTGCTGCTACAATCTTTTCACAGTTAAGCTGCGGACATTGCACTTGTAAGTGCGTAGCGTTCCAAATTTCTATTTGCCATCCTTGTGCTGCACGAACTGCGGCTAACTTTTCCCAACCTGCCACATCTTCCTGAAAACACAGCATCAAAATTCCCTGTCGATTAAAGGGAATCCGGCGCATAGTCAGCGCTTCTAGTTCTGGAATGAGTGTTTCGTATCGTTGGAGACTCGCAGAACGCATCTGCCATGCATTCCCCTTGATTTTGTGGCTAATTGCTCCCATCAATACACCCAGCGCCGCACCTGTTGCTGCTTGGGCTGGTGGCTGTTGATCGACAACTGTAACTTCAAGTCCAGATAAACTGAGTTCGTAAGCGATCGCTGCTCCAACGACACCGCACCCAACAATCAATACATGACTCATGACAATCGGAAAGAACTTGCGAGATGGAGGAGACGAGGAGTCGTGAAGTGTTGAGTGTTAAGTTATGAGAGTTATGAATGTTGAGTTATGAGTTATGAGTTTAAGAGAAGTTTTGAAATTTCTTTTAATTAATTCAAAACTCACGCATAATGCCATCCGGCACTTTTGTGCGCGAACACAACTCAAAACTAATCACTAATCACTTTTTCACTCACTCCTCGCGCCTAGTTAATTACGCTTCATTTTCTTGTTGTAAAACCGTCTGTTTAGGAATTAGCTGCAAAAAGCCATCAATATCTGCTAAAGCTTCTCGGTAATTGAGCGTCGCTTTTTGATAATCTGCGGCTTCTGCGGCTTGTTCTATTTTGACTAAATTGTCAAACAGACTCCGCGTTACTTCCCGTGCTTGTGATTGGTCTTGGGGAAGCAGATTGCGAGTGACATAAGTCATCTTAAGTCGCATTTCTCCTCCAGGACCGTGAATGAAGTTACTCACATCGATCCAATCACGTCGTTTAATCAACGTAATGAGTTCATTATCTAGGCGATCGCGTAAAGCAACAATGTCGGGAACATATTGCTGAATTTGCTCTACTTGCGCTGCGGTATAAGTTGGAGGTGCTTTTGCAACGCTGGGACTACTACAACTAACTAGAAACGTTGTCACGATAACTAAAATCAATGACAGAATTGACCGATAACGCGCCATAATCTGACTATATTTTTGTCTGCTGATGAACAGTGTCATTTTAGATCGCTGGTGGCAACAATCAATTGCTATTGTCTTGCTCAAATGAATTTTTAGTCTCCTACTAGAAGAGGTATGTTCACAAAGCGCGATGAGATTGTCATCATTTACTTTAGTTTTAGTAAAAATACTTAGAATTAAAGTCGCATTCCAATTTAGCCATTAGTCACTTAAGAGTCAGCAATTGCTAAATTGATAAAGTATTGTTAAGCTGGAAAATTAATAGAGTAAGCTTTCTAGCAGCGGTTTTCTGTCGTCCTTTTCACTACACTAGACTCAAAATCCAGGAGAGTTCCCGCGTGAACGCAGCTGAGCAAGCAACTAATTTGGAACTTACTAGTAAAATTGCGACAGTCGTCAATCTTTTTAAGTCAGAGTTTCCTGACGTGAGAGCAGATCTCAAGCCGTGGACTAATGATCCAGATACTAGAGAGTTAGTCGATCCTGATTCTATCGATATTGGCTTTCATTTTCCTGGTGTAAGTCGATCGTTGCAAAGTCGTAGTATCTTGATTCAGATCCGCTTTTATCAAGACCCTTTAAATGGCGATCGCACTTGTATTGGTGTAGAAGCTGCAGGTTTTAATCATTGTGGTAAGCAGTGGCGTCTTTCTACCGTAGAAAACTGGAGTTTTGTTGGTGCAGTTCAACCTTCCCCCGAAGCGGGAGAAAAGTTAAAATCATTTTGTCGCCAACTTATGCAAGTGTTTAATCAGCCAACTGCATAAAAACTGGTTTTGGGTTGGTAATTGCTAGTAGTACAGAATCAAGCAATTCCCAGAACAGTAGGTCTAAGAGAGTGTCCTGCGATCTTGCTTAACTACTTACAGTTTGAGTACCACACTCGCTACAGTAAGGTGAATTATAGGTGTTTTGGCGTTTACCAAATAAGGTATAGCGATGATCGCGGACTTGGTCGTAAATGCGATCGCCTACCCATTTCACTCCAGGTAGTCCTCGATAAGCTTCTACAAACAAATTACCCATTGGTAGTACGCGCCCAATTTCTTCAATTGCTGCTGTACCTTGCCAACGACGCTCAGGGGCATCAGCATCAAGTAAAATTACACCTAGCTCACAATCTTGCGGTGTAATACCCCAAGGTGCAAGCATTACTTGATCTTGCATGGGTATGTAACGAAACATCTGTCCTTTGTCAAAGCCTTCTAGTAGTTGAACAAAAGTTACGCAAAGATTGCAATTGCCATCGTAGATAACGTAGTAATTCATGAAACCAGTTTTCTAATGCTGAGTTTATATTTCTATTTTTAAGCTTATTTACCTTGCCTTGTAAATCTTTCTTTAGGTTACTTGTAACTCTTTCACTAAGATTTAAATTTTGAGTTGAGCAAATTTAGATTTCATATCTTACAATTTAAAACTTTGAAGTTCAAACTTGACTTGTACAAATATTTTATTGTAGTTATTAGCAATTGCAAGATAAGTAGCTACATTTACACAAATAAAAATTGGACTTTCTTACAGGACAAAATAACTCCTATCTTTCATCCATTAATAATATATATCTTATGATATCTACACTGTATACTAGTTTTGTTTATATTAAAAATATCTGGTTATGGCGAAAATAAACGTAACTTAAAGGCTGTTGGTTAGTAGAGTAATAATTAACTATTAACCAGTATAAAATGTGCGCTCAATAATTATACTCACTTAATGATAGATGATAGCTTTACTTGGGTATATCAGGGTTTTGTATTTTATAAAACTGCCGCAGTTAAAAAATATTATATAAAAATGACTGTTTGAATAATTTCTTAAAAGTAACTCACTTACTTTTAAGTACGTACTTACTATTTTTATTTTTCTGTTTTAATATAGTAATAGAAAGTAATGAGTAATAATTCTATTTTAATAAGTCGTTAAGTCTTATTTATCAAAGTACTAAAGTAAATCAACTGATATTACCAACAGCATTGAGAATAAAGTTTAGGAGGTAGAAGTATGACACAAAACACAACAACCAATATCATTCATGATAGAAATGCTCGTGGTCGTACTCGGATGGGTTGGTTAGATAGTCAGCATACCTTTTCCTTTGGAAGTTTTTACGATCCGGAACGGATGGGATTTCGTTCTCTACGAGTCATTAATATGGACGCGATGATGCTGTTACAATTCACCAAGATGTTGATTTGTATACCTCTGTCCTAGAAAGAGGTGATGCTTTGCATTATCACCTTAACCCAAATCGATACGCTTGGTTACAGGTTGCGCAAGGAGTTGTATCTCTCAACGATCAAGAACTTCGTTTAGTACTGATATTGGTGCAGAAATTCTGTTGTTTGATCTTGCATAATCTCAGGAAATGTGAACCTAGAAAATTATGTTTTGGGGTGAGTTATCCCTCACCCCGTTCAATATTTATGAGGTAATAAAATGCCAGCGATCGCCAAAAAAAATGATTTAATCACAGTAATAATTATCTTTGTAGTTGAGCCAGAACAGCAGCAAAAACTAATTGATACTATCATTGAGTTTATTGATAATGCAGTCAAGTATCAACCAGGTTTTGTTTCAGCCAGTCTTCATAAAAGCTTAGATGGCATACGTGTGATGAATTATGCTCAATGGCAAAGTCTTGAAGAATATTACACTTTCCTTGATAATTCAGAAGTACAAGCACAAGGGAAAAAACTAGCTAATTTTAACCCACCAGATTTGCACATTTTTGAAGTTGTTGATTCGCAACCAGAAAATGCCCCACTCGAAATTAATCGAGGTGATTTAATTCATCTTGCTGAGTTTCGCGTGAAACCAGAAAACCAGCAGCGCCTTGTGGAATTAGAAAAGGAATACGTAGGTGTAGCATTACAAAATCCAGGGCTGATCTCTGCTAACTTTCACCGTTCGCTTGATGGTACGCGTATAATGAACTATGGTCAGTGGCGTAGCTGGGAAAATTTTGAATTATTGCTACAAGATCCAAAATACAAACCTTTGAGCGAATATTGGCAAGGTTTAGCTGAAAACGAGTTTCATTTATATGAGGTAGTATTTACTAAATCTACTACCAATTAATAAAAATCACTTTGTTCATCAAAGCTAAGAAATTATGAAAGTAACCTCAGCCTATACTAGACTCCT is a genomic window of Gloeocapsopsis sp. IPPAS B-1203 containing:
- the psbQ gene encoding photosystem II protein PsbQ, producing MTLFISRQKYSQIMARYRSILSLILVIVTTFLVSCSSPSVAKAPPTYTAAQVEQIQQYVPDIVALRDRLDNELITLIKRRDWIDVSNFIHGPGGEMRLKMTYVTRNLLPQDQSQAREVTRSLFDNLVKIEQAAEAADYQKATLNYREALADIDGFLQLIPKQTVLQQENEA
- a CDS encoding DCC1-like thiol-disulfide oxidoreductase family protein, which produces MNYYVIYDGNCNLCVTFVQLLEGFDKGQMFRYIPMQDQVMLAPWGITPQDCELGVILLDADAPERRWQGTAAIEEIGRVLPMGNLFVEAYRGLPGVKWVGDRIYDQVRDHRYTLFGKRQNTYNSPYCSECGTQTVSS
- a CDS encoding antibiotic biosynthesis monooxygenase, producing the protein MPAIAKKNDLITVIIIFVVEPEQQQKLIDTIIEFIDNAVKYQPGFVSASLHKSLDGIRVMNYAQWQSLEEYYTFLDNSEVQAQGKKLANFNPPDLHIFEVVDSQPENAPLEINRGDLIHLAEFRVKPENQQRLVELEKEYVGVALQNPGLISANFHRSLDGTRIMNYGQWRSWENFELLLQDPKYKPLSEYWQGLAENEFHLYEVVFTKSTTN